The following DNA comes from Hypomesus transpacificus isolate Combined female chromosome 5, fHypTra1, whole genome shotgun sequence.
CACATCACAGTTTTAGGTTTGCCATTCTAACAAGTAGGCCCACACTAGCCACTTTACACAGTGCACCCAGAAGCTGAAAGTGacaatcagcaatattgcactaattgtaccCCACTCGtctttaggttagtataggtttataaggttagtatagtttattatgtgtattagaggtttagtataatgtattgtatattatcttgtatatttaaatgtattacatgttagcttatcataggtgttatctatgttctgagtacttatgttatgccaggttgctttgcgttgtcttatCCAGAGAATTTCAGTGCCaagttgtgttgttctgtgcatctgacaataaaagacttgaactgcaAGTAAATTAACATGTTCACGGTTCACCCAGATACCTGCCTGCCTTCGAAACCTACAGTGCAGGAACCAACTCCAGATTTGCAGAGAAGTTCTAACAACGGTAGGGCATCCTATCTCAGTTTTCGAGTATTTAGCATGCATCACCcggaaacaacaaaaaaacacttgtGATGGTTTGACCAACACTGTTTTTTAGCAGAGCAACCATGGACAGTTGAAGATCTCCTCGCCGACGACGAGGAAACAGATAAAGTACCACTCGAAAGGCTTAAACTATTAGGTAGGACGTGTTATATACCTTCAAGTTGAATCCTGACACTTGTGCTAAATGTTACATTTTGGTATGTGGCTTCAAATGTTTAACTTTGTATTTGCCGTTTGTGATCATGATCTAAAATGGCTACTCCATCCATGTTCCGGTTCTACAGGTAAATCAGAAGAGCTTAAGGATCTTCTTCGCAACCCCCACCTCTGTCAGCTGCTTCAGGAAATTGATGCTGCTGACAGAAAAGGAGACGCCATGAAAGCTGCTATGCAGGAACCTCTGTTTGTGGAGTTTTCAGATCAGTGCTTGAAAATTGTTGAAAATAATGAGTATAATGAGATATAGTTTGTTTAAACAGTTTGCATGTTGTCCGTCTACCACCCATATTGAGTCAAGTAATGAAATTTAAAGACCAATAAAAAGCCTCAGTTTGTGCAGATTTGTTTAATATTGATTGTAAATATGAAGTCATTACAAAGACTGTACACCAATCTGAAGTTCTCAAACTATTTACAGATAATGATGtttcttaaaataaaaatggatTGTAGCAATACCTTCCTAGTTTAAATACTAGATATGCACAACTTGGATACAAGAATATTCATACAAAAACAATTGGATTACAAAACATCTAGAATTGATTACACTATTTGCATTTCAGGCAGTGTGGCACAACAGTGAGTTAACATGCTAATATATAGTATTAATATTCAGCAGCATTTATAAGAAAGCTTTCTCCACGTCCTTTTAGAAATATAATTCCTTATCAAGTTAAGTGTTCATTTTCCCGCATGTTGGACAAGTGAACTATTAAATATAAAACATAGCATTTAATACACACATCATCTTCCTCCAGTCATTTAACGTTTGTCAGGCAATATAAGTGCCAAAGCATAAAAACAAATTAACCAGAACACATTCTAAAcgaaaataatttaaatgtattcCCATAAAAATGATCATCTTCTCGGGTTTCGTCAATAACAAACTGGGCACCTGACAttaatacacaaaaaacactgCCTTTAACACAGTAATATACATCCATGAGCAACTAATTGCAATTTCCCAATACGTCTACAGTACACTTAACTTTAGGTTTGGATAAAGGCACTTGCCATTTCACCTGAGACTTTCAACAATGATACCATGTTTGAAGTAAAATGTCCTATATTCTAATATCTTTCTACATTATTAAAAGGTGCTTGGATTGAGGCAGATCACTTAGTGTTGGAGATGGAATACAAATCAGGAAAGGGAATGAGAAGAGTCAGTTGTTTTCTAGCAGGATTTGGTTAAAACCTGTCACGCCATCAAACTGCTGTGCTGGGTGCATGTCCGCGTAGAGTAGTGGAGATCTCTGGAAGTGGAGCTTTACAGGGCCCTTGaaagaaaaatgaaaataacACTGTATGCGCTGTACTTAATACCTTATAATGCATCATTTGGGTGAACATTCTTTTCACTTTAtgaaaagggagtcaggtggctgagcggttagggaatcagcctagtaatctgaaggttgccagttcgattcacGGTCGTgctaaatgacattgtgtccttgggcaaggcacttcaccctgcttgcctcgggggaatgtccctgtacttactgtaagtcgctctggataagagcgtctgctaaatgactaaacgtaaatgtaatgtaaaaggcAAGGATCTCCATGTGTGAGGAAACCATCATCTTACCCTGGGCTGAGCTCTGATAGAGGCCACCCCCTGTTTAAATTGATTAGTCTCCACCCTGTATTCCCCTCTGTTAAGGGGCATGTTGAGTAGTGCCATCACAGACATCATCTTCTGGAACCCTGTGGCTGTCATGGACACGGTGATGGTAGGGGCGGAAGCCAGAGCCAGACCCATGGGCCAGCCTCGCACGATAACCGGCTCCTGGAAGCTGGAGAGCTGCACAGAGCCTCTCTCCCTGAGGATTGGGTCCAACGCCGGcaggtcctcctcttcctggagGTCTTCGGCATCATCCAGCTCCGCCTCAGCCAGGGCGTCCATCAGTGCCTGCAACCCAGACAAAGAACAGCCATGTCAGTCAACTCGCCACAGGAGTACGTGGCTGCTtgatatcaaatcaaatgtatgaaTACTGCATCTCACCCTCCATTTCCTCCAGTTGGTCTGAATGACCGTGGCTGCCCTCTGCCATCGCTGGACCGTCTTCCTCACCAGCCAGGACCGCACCACTGCCAGACAAAACCAGATGATCACAGAGTCATCACAGATTTCTAAGAAGCTCTTTTAACAACATCAACATCTGATGCAGGGCCATGTTCATGGGTTCACGAGGCCTGCCAGCGACAAACAGGTGCAATGCTTTGATGTGCAACCACTAATCTAATCACGGTCGTGTGTCGAACGGAAAAAAAGAACATCCTTCATTAGCCTCGTCAGATGGCGACATTATGGCCACGATTGGTCAATGGAACCTAAGTCCTGTGATCCTGAGGCATGTCCTAAATATTCTCATGAAACCGGCCAAAGGCTGGTGGCCAGACGGGCAAGCCGTGTCACACATTGGCAACAGCAGGGCCCTCTAAGCCCTGACGTCCGAGAGTACACCTGAACACCAACAGGCGATTTAGAATAAGCTTTACCTGCTTGGATCAGGACGGCAGCTTGTCTCCGAGCTTGCCGTCTGCGCTGGCAGTGCCGGCGCCAGCAGCACTGGATAGAGAAGGCCTTCTGGGACAACACCCGGTTCCTGTGCTCCTCCATGAGGTCCAGCTGTGGGGCAGATCAAAGCAGATCAGCACTGGGGGGGATTAGGGCTCAACCCAGACTCACCTCGCTTTGGCTGCTTACGTCTGGGCCAGTTTAGGGCGAGAGAACCTGGATGTCCAAAGCCCCACTATAGGCGCAATGACACTACTGACCGATTTAAAGGCTCAGGCTTGTTCCATTTGAACCAAAGAGGTTTACATGTCGAGGACGCGTTTGACGATGATAACATTACACCCAAGTGTACATATACTGTCGTTTCTGTACGCTCGGTTGAGTGGTTTGCGGACACATCACTGACCATGGCCTGCGTCAGAAACACTTTGGTCCTCCCACAGTGCACCAGGGTGCTGCGTGGCTCACTGTCAACATCCCGCGTCGGGTCACTGGCGTGGCTTTCTAACACCACTCCGAGAACATCCGCCACTGCTGAGCCAAGATTGTCCTCGTTGGAAGCGTCCAAGCCTGAGtcagagggggatgggggttagagggagacaggatgggggttagagggagacaggctgggagtttttcctgAAGCACTGTACACAAACATGGAACAGCGAACACATCTTGAACAGAGGTCGAAAGATTCAGGCTGCGTAGACATCATTCCTACCATGCTGATTATTTCATTCAAGGTTGAATGGATGCAAGAGTGCCATGACATGGTTGGCAGGCCAAAGTTAATGTTTACAGATTCGGTAATACCCGGAAAACCCCATGACTATGATGATCATGTACTTACATGGCCATACTCTTCATATTACAAATTCATATCAAGAGAACTTTCTAGTACTTTATCTGCAGGCATTTGCGTGCATCAAAAAACAATGACAGGTGGACGAGGCCCATGCCAAGTTCACAAAGGGAAATGGAAGCACGCCATGCAACTGAGAGTAAGCCTTTACCTGAGAGCTTCTACAAAAGCTTAAAAAGGTTATTAGAAAAGTCTGGTTTTCTGGTGTCCATAGCAATGACAGCAGGGGAGGGAAGAATCTCAAATCGAAGGAGAGAAGGGCttgcagaggaagaggggagacgGCAGAGCACAGAAGAGAGAGTACACCTTTGAATTCACCGAGCTGGGATCAAACCCCTCCATatgatgtcacatccataatgaGTTGTGTCTCTACTTTGGTCAGACTTACCATTCCGACTTGAGTTGGAAATCAGTCCATAGCGTTGCATGAAACTTATGTAGGGAATTCTGCATGAAGAGGGAAACACAAAATGACATCTCAGGCAAAGTCAAAAGGAAAGATTGACAGCGTCTATACAGATATTTCTGAAACGTCATCTACCTGATTGGAAAGCCCGCCGCACTAATGTGTATGGTCTCCACAATTCCACAAGCCTCCAGTTGCATAATAACCTTATGATAAATACATCAAGGTTGTTAGAAGAGGATGTCATACACTTCCTTCCAAACcataaagacaaataaacattgaaatatgaaaaggttAAATGCTGGTCATGATAGAAAGTACAGCGAGACGTTCCTGTGTGATGTGGACAAAATGCACATACTCCCATGCCATTATCAAATTATAATGAACTGACATCAACAAAGGAGTCATAAATGACACTTGCAATGACCCAGCCTCGCAGTAGCAAACAGCACGTCTTGACATTGTGTTATTCAGATAAGACATATTCTGAGTACAAAGGTTTCAGCATGACTCACTGACGCTTGGTAATGTACTGACGTGGTTCTGTCCTACCTCCTCCGTTTTGAAAGTCAACGGTCTGCAGTCTGGGTTAGGCTTGATGCAGCGGGTATAGTGAGGAGTGGTGGTGTGTAGGATCTTCATCAGACTCTCCAGAGAATTCTACAGCCAGAACACCAAAGCCATCAGGAGGAATACGAGGAGCCCTTATACGTATCCTTAAATAAAACgggaaaaatacaaaaaatatttcCAAAAAACTCACCTTAAACTTGGAGACCACAGTGACCACTTTGCTAAGCCCTCTGGTGGCCTCGTTCTCCGTGTCTCTGTCAGCAAACAGCTGGTGGAGCAGGGGGTTCCCTGACTGCTGAAGCAGCTGGAGGATCTCTGAGGGGACTGGGTCCTACAGGCAGGAAGCAGGATCAAACcgaatcaaactttatttatatagcgcatTTCAGACAGGAAGGCACCCACAATGCGCTTCACAAAAAGGGATGGGGGCTACAAACACTTATGTTTCACACTCCTTTTCCAGAGGGAAGCAAAAGGAGCCGGTCAGCTTCTGTACTGGAGCGTGTCTAGCCATGACCAATGGAGTTGTTCCCTCCTAACTGTGGACGATTTACCACCGGTAATCAGCTTGGCACCGTACCTTGTTCTTCTCCATCATGCCCTCAATTTGGTAGCTGACCTTCCCGGCATAGTGGGCCACCGTGAAATGGGGCCGCTTGCTGAACTTGTCCCAGCTCACGTTCGTATTGTCAGAGAGCTCCTTCTCCAGACGCGCCCTGAACTGCTTGGCATCCGATGCCCGATTGAGACGACATTCCTGCGGTCAACAAATCGATCCACAAGACAATCACGGACATGCTATAGACCAAGCATATAGATAGCGATATAGCTGATAAGGAAACTAGAGAGATTCGACTTTGCACGAATGACATCATGGTGAACAGACCTCATTGAGGAGAGAGAACACGCCTGCGGGGTATCCCTCGATGAGATTCAGACAGCCCTGGTTATCCTGGTACTTGACAAACGACCATTCCAGCCCTTCAGCAATATACTCTTCCTGTCATGGAGGGGTTATTTCCATCAGAAAACATACATATATTTACAGAGGCCAGAGGTGCTACATAGCCTGAAGTCTATTCATACTTTCCACAAGATGTTCCAAGAAATGAAGCTGAGACAACATGTGAAACTCAACTCAAGAAGTACACTACCTGTTGAGCTTTGAGATAATGGGCGACAAAGTGCTGCTGCAATTTCTCATTGGCGTAGTTGATACAAAGCTGCTCCAGGTTGTTGAGTTGGAAGCACTCAAACCCGTAGACATCCAGCAGACCTAGACACCACAGAGAAAGGACAGCGATCAATCCCACACTCGGGTCATTATATCAAAAGAATGTGTTGCGTGTTCAAATAAGAGGGTTCTGTACCTATGAAATTGCACCAGGTGGATTTGTCTGCACAGATGCTGTTGTTGATGAATGTAACCAACCATTCAAACAATCTGTTGAGAAGAGTAAACAGAGTACAAAAAAAGTCACAAAATATGCCAACTAACATTCCCTTTCATATTCAAACCACAATTGAATTGGATGTCCCCCATCTTTGTTGAAACGGTGACTAAAATGTTCTTGTCCTTACCACACACATAGGGGTGATATTTTGAGTATGTTGTCACACAGAAGGGGTTGGACCTCAGCCCAAACATAAGCAAGACTAATGGAGCAGTGGAGCCATTTCTATTCATCAGCTCTTCGTCTGCGTTTGTCAGACTCACTGGGCATAGATGACCTTGGCAAGGCAGTCTCTCCTGACGCTGCACTCTGGCAGGGAGCAAGGCTTGAGGAGGGCACTCTGCTTGCCCGCCCTCAGGGTCCTCACCCTCAGACACGCCTGGAGCTCCTCCTCGGGGACGCCCAGAAGGGCAGCCGTCTTCTGGAGGAAACCTGACAAACACGGAAGGGTCAGGGCCATTCCAGGTCTTCGAGCGTTATGTCACATGGTGTCACTGGATATGTAGGGATCCACCGTGAAACGATACCTTTGGATTGCTCCTCGAGGTCACATGGCTGCGATTCGTCCGACGAGGGGCGGAAATTCACATTGCCCAACTGAAGAAGACCTGCTAATATCTGTTACACAAAAGAGAGGAGTGGTGGATTTGGAAACATTTCTTTAGGGACGATGGAATTCAAATCTCTTCGTGTGGGTGGTTTACCATGAATATTTGTCCCCTCCTCTCGGCATCGATGCCAAGGTGCACCATCGCCTCTACAGTCTCTTGAAAACAATCTTCTGCAAAGCAACGTAAACAAGAAGAGCGACATGTGTACCACTGATCCAAATAGCAAATCCACATGGATGCAGAGCATGAAAGATCTACACTAACCTTCAAGTGTATTTTCAGCATTTGGGAGCCAAGCAAAACTTTGGTCACATGGCATCCTCCACTCCTTCCTCTGTTCATTCGTAGCTCCTTTCATCATCTAAAACAAAATGTATCTTTAATATGCCTTAATGCCACGTTCATTGAATGGCCAAATCAAAATCATGTTTGAATGGTGTGTCTTAATTACTTGCCTGGTAAAAAATGTGGAAGTTCCTCTCACTGGCTGGTTGGCCAGCTACCCTGGTCTTCTCCAGTAGATATGTTTGCACTGACGCCCCCACTAGCAGCTGGGACCTGCATGACATGACGCATGTTTGAACAATGACCAGGGGTGTAGACAGGATGACAAACGCCTGTCAACTTGATGATTATCTTCATTAGTATCTGCGCACATACCAAGCACTGTCAGAGATATCAATTGACAGGCAGGTACAGGCAGAACGATTACCTGTTTAGTTGGAGCTGGATGTACTTTCCAAACcggctgctgttgttgtttcgTAGCGTGCAGGCATTGCCTACATAAGGGTCAGGGAGGACATTTGTGGGATGAGCAACTGCTCTCAAAAACAACCTTTTGACGGCTCGATGGTTTGATAGCCAGTCTCAGCCTTCTCACCGAATGCTTCCATGATGGGATTGGAGTCCAGCACCCTCTTTTCAATCCTCTCCACCGTGCCGTGGCTCTTCGTCAATGAGGAAGAGGCTGCCACCGTCGCGTAGTACTTCATCAAGCATCGCGAGGTCCAAGTCTGTAAAAGCGATGGTAAGGGCACAGAGAAGGTTCAAATACACCAACTCTGCAGTTGAGTGTTCATCACATGTATTTGATAGTTtctgtattgtttgttttttggatTAGACAATTTACTTTTCCTGCTCCACTCTCACCACTGACCACCAGGGACTGGTTCATGGGTTCCACTCGGCCCTGCACATTTCGATAGGCCTCCTCTGCCACAATGAAGATGTGGGGTTTGAACTCctatgcaacaacaaaaaaacatcaaaataCATGGAATGACTCATACTTCAATGACCTTGGTgaccctttctctttccctttttttgTGCTGAAGAGGAAGAGGCCAGTGGTTCTCACACACCTGAGGCTGAACGGCACAGTGGTACTCCTTCATCACATCCAGAGAGTAGAGGTCTGGGATGGGCTGGAAGGGGTTGAGAGCCACCAGAGTGCACCCAGCATGGGTGTAGAACACCTTAGCACTATACCTTGCTTGCAGGCATTTCAGAActaggagagaagaagggatcgttttttttcctcctccaaACATTAGGAGATTTTTGAACCACCCAGAACCATAAGCAATAACCCTGCAATGACCTTTTTTTTAGGCCTACCTGTTGATGGGGTTACCGGGTTGACCTTGGTGAGGTCATCATAGGTGTGGAGCTGACCCTCATCTATGAGAAAGGCCTTAACATCTCCTTCTAGAGAGTCATTGAGAGAATGGCGATGGGAACGGCTCTTCTTCCtgacccccctcacctgccAACAAACCCCCCCAGGTCACAGAGGAAAACGTTAATGATAAACTGTGTCCAACCACTGTTGACAACAGGGAAATAGCCACAATAAGTAAGGACAAGCCTTTAATGTCATATATTAGGGATGTTATCGTAAGTGGATCATTCCATATACACCAACCCAAAATAAAATGATTCCATCAAAAGAGATGGAAACTACAACTACAAAGTGTAAACCCAGATTGCTGAGATGTCTCTGGTCTCAATATTCCCTAGACATTAACGTCTTCTTCTCTCATTTCTCTACTCTTCTAGGGTAGCATGCCAATAATATGCGGTGATACTCATTTTGTCAGACATTCTTCTGGGGCGCTTAATAATACACTTTACGAAGACAGCAACAACCTGCAACAATTACAAAGTCTGTTTATGCAAAGGATGCAAAAGCCTAATCCAACATGACACATCTACTTAATGTATTATCGTATGTCAAAGAAGAGGGGCACGTAAACACAACGCTAGTAAAAAGTTCAACACAACGGTACAAGAAAAAGACTACCGAGGACAATGACAAGTATTGGGTCTCATCTCAATCCATTATCTTGTAAATCACAAACAAATGAGTGTGATATAAATCTGAAGTGTCCAAACAACTGAAAAGTAGCTACATATACCTTTCCCCCATGTCCATATCCCATGCGCTGGCTCTTGTCAAAATTCATGGTTTGGTAGTCCCGTCCTTAAAAGCGAACTGGAAATATTTTTATTATAAGGATTTTATTATTGACATCCGTATAGTAGCAAAATAACTCAATACATCAGTTTCCCAAAAAGATTGTCAAATCCCGGGTCTCCGTGTCCAGCCGCCATTTGAAAGAGAATTCCAAGTCTTCTTTTGCTCTGTCATAAATTTCCACAGTGAAGTGAAGGACAAAAAGCAGCCTCCCCGCCTGGATCAACTTGAAACTACACAAGCTGCT
Coding sequences within:
- the znhit3 gene encoding zinc finger HIT domain-containing protein 3 isoform X1, whose protein sequence is MQICNVCSDQTPKYRCPACKIRYCSLVCYKKHKDTCLPSKPTVQEPTPDLQRSSNNAEQPWTVEDLLADDEETDKVPLERLKLLGKSEELKDLLRNPHLCQLLQEIDAADRKGDAMKAAMQEPLFVEFSDQCLKIVENNEYNEI
- the znhit3 gene encoding zinc finger HIT domain-containing protein 3 isoform X2; its protein translation is MQICNVCSDQTPKYRCPACKIRYCSLVCYKKHKDTCLPSKPTVQEPTPDLQRSSNNEQPWTVEDLLADDEETDKVPLERLKLLGKSEELKDLLRNPHLCQLLQEIDAADRKGDAMKAAMQEPLFVEFSDQCLKIVENNEYNEI
- the LOC124468164 gene encoding unconventional myosin-XIX isoform X1; this translates as MNFDKSQRMGYGHGGKVRGVRKKSRSHRHSLNDSLEGDVKAFLIDEGQLHTYDDLTKVNPVTPSTVLKCLQARYSAKVFYTHAGCTLVALNPFQPIPDLYSLDVMKEYHCAVQPQEFKPHIFIVAEEAYRNVQGRVEPMNQSLVVSGESGAGKTWTSRCLMKYYATVAASSSLTKSHGTVERIEKRVLDSNPIMEAFGNACTLRNNNSSRFGKYIQLQLNRSQLLVGASVQTYLLEKTRVAGQPASERNFHIFYQMMKGATNEQRKEWRMPCDQSFAWLPNAENTLEEDCFQETVEAMVHLGIDAERRGQIFMILAGLLQLGNVNFRPSSDESQPCDLEEQSKGFLQKTAALLGVPEEELQACLRVRTLRAGKQSALLKPCSLPECSVRRDCLAKVIYAQLFEWLVTFINNSICADKSTWCNFIGLLDVYGFECFQLNNLEQLCINYANEKLQQHFVAHYLKAQQEEYIAEGLEWSFVKYQDNQGCLNLIEGYPAGVFSLLNEECRLNRASDAKQFRARLEKELSDNTNVSWDKFSKRPHFTVAHYAGKVSYQIEGMMEKNKDPVPSEILQLLQQSGNPLLHQLFADRDTENEATRGLSKVVTVVSKFKNSLESLMKILHTTTPHYTRCIKPNPDCRPLTFKTEEVIMQLEACGIVETIHISAAGFPIRIPYISFMQRYGLISNSSRNGLDASNEDNLGSAVADVLGVVLESHASDPTRDVDSEPRSTLVHCGRTKVFLTQAMLDLMEEHRNRVLSQKAFSIQCCWRRHCQRRRQARRQAAVLIQAVVRSWLVRKTVQRWQRAATVIQTNWRKWRALMDALAEAELDDAEDLQEEEDLPALDPILRERGSVQLSSFQEPVIVRGWPMGLALASAPTITVSMTATGFQKMMSVMALLNMPLNRGEYRVETNQFKQGVASIRAQPRGPVKLHFQRSPLLYADMHPAQQFDGVTGFNQILLENN
- the LOC124468164 gene encoding unconventional myosin-XIX isoform X2, with translation MKYYATVAASSSLTKSHGTVERIEKRVLDSNPIMEAFGNACTLRNNNSSRFGKYIQLQLNRSQLLVGASVQTYLLEKTRVAGQPASERNFHIFYQMMKGATNEQRKEWRMPCDQSFAWLPNAENTLEEDCFQETVEAMVHLGIDAERRGQIFMILAGLLQLGNVNFRPSSDESQPCDLEEQSKGFLQKTAALLGVPEEELQACLRVRTLRAGKQSALLKPCSLPECSVRRDCLAKVIYAQLFEWLVTFINNSICADKSTWCNFIGLLDVYGFECFQLNNLEQLCINYANEKLQQHFVAHYLKAQQEEYIAEGLEWSFVKYQDNQGCLNLIEGYPAGVFSLLNEECRLNRASDAKQFRARLEKELSDNTNVSWDKFSKRPHFTVAHYAGKVSYQIEGMMEKNKDPVPSEILQLLQQSGNPLLHQLFADRDTENEATRGLSKVVTVVSKFKNSLESLMKILHTTTPHYTRCIKPNPDCRPLTFKTEEVIMQLEACGIVETIHISAAGFPIRIPYISFMQRYGLISNSSRNGLDASNEDNLGSAVADVLGVVLESHASDPTRDVDSEPRSTLVHCGRTKVFLTQAMLDLMEEHRNRVLSQKAFSIQCCWRRHCQRRRQARRQAAVLIQAVVRSWLVRKTVQRWQRAATVIQTNWRKWRALMDALAEAELDDAEDLQEEEDLPALDPILRERGSVQLSSFQEPVIVRGWPMGLALASAPTITVSMTATGFQKMMSVMALLNMPLNRGEYRVETNQFKQGVASIRAQPRGPVKLHFQRSPLLYADMHPAQQFDGVTGFNQILLENN